The genomic interval CAAAAAGGCATTGCCCAACTACAAGAGGAGGGGGCTATCCAAATAATGTATGCTGTGGACGAGTTTATCAGAGATCCCATTCTCGCCGCTGTAGGACAACTGCAGTTCGAAGTTGTACAATATCGTTTGTCTAGTGAGTACAATGTAGAAACAAATCTTGAGCCCCTCCCCTTCACCGTCGCTCGTTGGGTAGTAGACGGTTGGGAAGCCCTGAAAAAGGTTGGGCGTCTGTTTAACACTCTTATTGTGAAAGACTCTCGTAATAGACCAGTAATATTATTCCGGAATACCTGGAATCTGAATCAAATTCAGGAAGACTACCCAGACTTGAAACTCAGCCCCATTGCCAATCCCTAGTCCAAAATGGCCTTTAGAGCAGCCCTGAGGGCGATAGACACATGGGTCCAATGGGTGCCCCCCTGACAGAATACTATATAGGGAGGGCGCAAGGGACCATCAGCTGAGAATTCGGATGTACTACCATCAATAAAAGTACCCCCAGCCATCACCAAATCACTCTCATACCCTGGCATTTGGGCTGGCACTGGGTCTAGATAAGCCCCTACGGGGGAATTACGTTGTATGGCACGGCAAAAGGCAATCAACTTTTCGGGGGTGCCCAGCTTAACAGCTTGGATAATATCACGACGGGGAGCAAAGGGGAGAGGATTAACCTCATAACCTAGACGGGAGAAGACATAGGCAATAAGATGCCCCCCTTTCATCGCCTCTGCCACCATCTGGGGTGCCAGGAAAAGCCCCTGAAACAGAAGACGATTTTGGTCAAAGGTAGCCCCACCACTACTGCCAATCCCCGGGGCCGTCAGACGACAACAAGCCTTTTCTACTAAGTCTGCCCTCCCTGCCACGTATCCCCCCGCAGTAACAATTGTACCCCCCGGATTTTTGATGAGGGATCCTGCTATCAAATCCGCCCCCACTGCCGTCGGCTCATATTTTTCGATGAATTCCCCATAACAGTTGTCCACCATGCAGACGGTGTTAGGATTTTGTTGTTTTACTATCTTGACAATTTGTTCAATATCTGCCACAGACAAACTTTGTCGCCAAGAATAACCGCAGGATCTTTGGATGAAAACGAGTTTTGTTCCCGGGGTAACGGCGGTGGATAGGGCTTTCCAGTCTATAATACCTTCTGGTGTCAGAGACAGTTGTCTGTATTTGACCCCCCATTCCCTTAGACTACCTTGACCTTCGCCCCTTATGCCTATTACCTCTTCCAAGGTGTCATAGGGCGGGCCTGCCACTGCCAACATTTCGTCACCTGGTCGCAGTATGCCGTATAGACAACAGGCTATGGCATGGGTGCCAGAGACAAATTGGACTCTCACCGCCGCCGAATCCGCACCAAACACCTGGGCAAACACCCTGTCTAAAACTTCTCTCCCCAAGTCGTTATGCCCATAGCCGCTGACACTGGCAAAATGGTGTACCCCCACCCCATTGTCTCGGAAGGCACTTAAAATCCTTTCCAGATGGTATTTCACTTGTTGATCTATCTGGGCAAAAGTAGGCCATAATTCCCTCTCCGCCTCGTCCACCAGTGCATCTATATTCATATTTATTTTTACTTGTCTGGCCAATGGACAATATATAGTGTAAAACAATACCTCATGCAGAAAGATGGCAGACTGGAGCCTTTAAGCCCCTCTACAAAGGCTAAGACTCCCTGCAAACTCATGGCAAACACCCCTAAACACATCTTTATCCACTTTTTGGGCTCAGGACTTTTTGGCGATGAGTACACAAGGCTTATACCAGGTTCCTCAGCCTTCTTTTTAACCCCCTGATGCCCCTTATAGCTCTCTTATTCTCATTGGCAAGCCTGATTTCTCATCAATAAGCCTGTATTTGTCCATATTCTTCTATCTTTCCAAAAGACCGTACCCTTTAAGTATTAGCCCTTTTCTGAGAATCTGTCCCATGGAGAAGGCCTCCATCCCGGGAATAAGGGGATTAGAGGCCCTAGTTATCCCCAGCAGGAGGGGAAGAGGGGGAAGAGAAATCAACCTCCACCAAGACTTCTGGTAAGATTTGACCCCCCAGTACCTCGCCGGGGGTATGATGTTCGTAAATTTCGGAAGGCGGTAGGTTTTCGGGATGGGATGTTCGTTGAATATCGCCGGCAGGAAGAAAGTTAATTAGGGGTAGAGGTAAAAGGGTGGACAGGTTAGTAATTACCAGCAGCAACCAGAGATTGTCAAAATTGTTCTCCGTAACCCCCAACAGATGGGTTAATAATGCCCCTCCTTCGTGAGAAATCAAACCTGCTAGATTATAAATGGACATCAATAGGGCAAAGAAACTAGCCTCAATGCCCTCTGGACAAAGACGAGCAGATAGCACTAAAACGGGCATAAAGGCAATTTGTCCCACCACTGTTAAAATTAGACTGTCCCCCAAACTAAACCAATGATCGTCTATCCCTAATTTGCGATTGAGATGGGTAACCAGAATCAGGGTTGTCATGCCCAATAGGGAGGATAAAACTACCCCACTGCCTAACACTACCCTGAAGGAAAGCTGTTTTAGCCATTTCTGATAACACCATATCCCTAATAAGGAGGCAATGCTGGTAACTAGTCTCACCCTGCCCAGAAATTCCGAAGAGAAACCCAATTCATTGGTGCTGAAAAAGAAAAAGGCAGAATCAGCACTAGGAGTAGCCTGCCACAGAAAAATAAAAGCTACAGGCGCAAGAATGGATTTTTGCCGAAAAGTATCCCATAATTGCCTAATTTGCCAAGAAAAGTCTACTGGTTGGCTTACGGGTTTTTCCACAATTAACCAGGCCACTGCCACCACCAGAAGGGGAAAACAGGCGGTTATCAGAAATACCTGTCTATTGCTAAGGTATTCCAACAATAAACCACTGAAATAAGCAGTTATAATCCCCCCTAAGGCAGAAAACCCCCATGTCAGTGACTGTAGTGAGCCGGCTTTCGCTAATGATTCAGACTTAGCCCTTTCAACCACCACTGAGTCTACTATTACATCACTCATTGCCACTGATAAGGAGGTGCCTAAAATGGCTATTATTGCCCCTATCAAATCATTCACTATAGTGGCTAAACTCAACCACGCCAATGCCCCCAAAAAACCTGATAATACAATATAACTACGACGACGATACCCAAAAATGGGTCTGCCGTCACTGAAAAAGCCAATAAGGGGTTTTGTTACCCAAGGAAGGGCGGCTATACCCATCAGAAGAGAAACCTGGGCCGGTGACAAGTGTAAATCGTCCTTTAGGAAGAAACTAACTGCCAGTCTTGCCAATCCTAAAATCCCCTGGACAAAATAAACCGTTAGGATGGCCACTAATTCCGGCGTTAGTCTATTCCCAAACAACAGTTTCTCTTCTATTATTTGTTTCAGCTTTTTTGACAGACTAATATTGACAAACATTAACAATCTTTATAACTTCTTAACATTTGTTCATCATCTCTTTTTAGGGTAACAAATTTTGAAAAGGGGCGCGAAGGCAAAAGGGAAATAAAACCCCTTGTTATCCCCCTTATGTCAAAATTTAACAAGGCTATAGATGTGTTTGAGACAGTGCCCATGAAACCCCTTAGACAAGTTTTAAAATATATTACCTTGGCCCTCCTCTGCTTCTCCCTGATTGTGGCCTGTAATGGCAACAGGCAACAGAATCCCAGCACCAGTAACACTAATAGTCCCCCCAGAAATGGTAGAATCGTAATTGGCACTACCCTGAAGCCTAGAACATTAGATCCAGCCGATAGCTACGAAGCAGCAGGGTTGAACATAATCTACAATGTGGCAGAAAGTCTTTACACCTACAAAGTGGGCACAACTGAATTAATTCCCCTGCTAGCAGAGGCAATGCCCAAAATAAGTGATGACGGTTTGGTTTACACAATACCCCTACGTAAAGGGGTAAAATTCCATGATGGCACCCCCTTCAACGCCGAGGCAATGAAATTCTCCCTAGATAGATTTATTCAAAACGGGGGCAAGCCATCCTTCCTCCTCAGTGATATCGTCAAAGATATTAAAGTTTCAGGGGAATACCAGT from Geminocystis sp. M7585_C2015_104 carries:
- a CDS encoding methionine gamma-lyase family protein, translated to MNIDALVDEAERELWPTFAQIDQQVKYHLERILSAFRDNGVGVHHFASVSGYGHNDLGREVLDRVFAQVFGADSAAVRVQFVSGTHAIACCLYGILRPGDEMLAVAGPPYDTLEEVIGIRGEGQGSLREWGVKYRQLSLTPEGIIDWKALSTAVTPGTKLVFIQRSCGYSWRQSLSVADIEQIVKIVKQQNPNTVCMVDNCYGEFIEKYEPTAVGADLIAGSLIKNPGGTIVTAGGYVAGRADLVEKACCRLTAPGIGSSGGATFDQNRLLFQGLFLAPQMVAEAMKGGHLIAYVFSRLGYEVNPLPFAPRRDIIQAVKLGTPEKLIAFCRAIQRNSPVGAYLDPVPAQMPGYESDLVMAGGTFIDGSTSEFSADGPLRPPYIVFCQGGTHWTHVSIALRAALKAILD
- a CDS encoding folate/biopterin family MFS transporter; the protein is MFVNISLSKKLKQIIEEKLLFGNRLTPELVAILTVYFVQGILGLARLAVSFFLKDDLHLSPAQVSLLMGIAALPWVTKPLIGFFSDGRPIFGYRRRSYIVLSGFLGALAWLSLATIVNDLIGAIIAILGTSLSVAMSDVIVDSVVVERAKSESLAKAGSLQSLTWGFSALGGIITAYFSGLLLEYLSNRQVFLITACFPLLVVAVAWLIVEKPVSQPVDFSWQIRQLWDTFRQKSILAPVAFIFLWQATPSADSAFFFFSTNELGFSSEFLGRVRLVTSIASLLGIWCYQKWLKQLSFRVVLGSGVVLSSLLGMTTLILVTHLNRKLGIDDHWFSLGDSLILTVVGQIAFMPVLVLSARLCPEGIEASFFALLMSIYNLAGLISHEGGALLTHLLGVTENNFDNLWLLLVITNLSTLLPLPLINFLPAGDIQRTSHPENLPPSEIYEHHTPGEVLGGQILPEVLVEVDFSSPSSPPAGDN